Part of the Sphingomonas sp. Leaf357 genome, TCGGCGTGGTGCCCATGCAGGTGCCGTGCTTGGCCCATTCGTGCTGGATCAGTTGCGGCGACGGCGTCGAGCACAGGGTGTCGCGGATCACCTTTTTCGGCACGATCGGCGTGGCGGCGCAATATTGCGGCCAGTCCTTGCCCACGCCGTCCGGCCACAGGCCGTGCAACGTGAAGCCGAAGCTATTGCCTCCCCCGCATTGGAAGCGCGCCGAGCGATCGTCCTTGTGCGCGCGGCAATAGCCCGGTGCCCAGGTGATCGCGAGCGTATAGCTGCCGATCGGCAGCACGCGCTTCGGCTGGTCGGCCGACGGCAGATCGGGGCGCGGCGTCGGCACATTGCCGGGAATGGCGCATTGATAGGCCTGCGCCTGCGCGACACCGGGCAGGCCGAGCGCGACCAAGGCGAGAAGCT contains:
- a CDS encoding ribonuclease T2 family protein; the protein is MKLKLLALVALGLPGVAQAQAYQCAIPGNVPTPRPDLPSADQPKRVLPIGSYTLAITWAPGYCRAHKDDRSARFQCGGGNSFGFTLHGLWPDGVGKDWPQYCAATPIVPKKVIRDTLCSTPSPQLIQHEWAKHGTCMGTTPTAYFRSSTRLFAALRYPDMDGLSRAPLTVGDFSAAFAKANPGLPVTSIRVTATKQGWLDEIWLCLDKAYNYERCRPNSGGLPAGADLKIWRGRR